A stretch of Oreochromis aureus strain Israel breed Guangdong linkage group 11, ZZ_aureus, whole genome shotgun sequence DNA encodes these proteins:
- the LOC116314936 gene encoding uncharacterized protein LOC116314936 isoform X1 encodes MLWSLLFITLIGRSTQQDPVTSSGCSPGWETIKLDDKVAFQSSFYTDNGVNYTADRALDGNITRCSHTLPTEPISWWTVDLLGLYEISCITIYNINQSNVDLRGARILIGNSSERNASDTTECATINTTTKGENNTFNCENGPKWGRYVTVYKNTPGLVILCEVTMKGRKKEPFKLIKENKTWEDALYHCREEHMDLVSILDKETQGWVGLEAQKADTPFVWLGLHYSCTLDLWFWVDDHCVGFDRWAPDETRTADCSMSGAMNTSGNHLWYKKSVYDKYNFICAV; translated from the exons ATGCTGTGGAGTCTGTTGTTCATCACTTTGATTG GAAGATCAACTCAACAGGATCCAG TTACATCATCAGGATGTAGTCCAGGCTGGGAAACTATCAAACTGGATGACAAAGTGGCATTTCAGTCTTCATTCTACACAGACAATGGTGTCAACTACACTGCTGACAGAGCTTTGGACGGAAATATTACGAGATGTTCTCACACTTTACCCACTGAGCCCATCAGCTGGTGGACAGTTGACTTGTTGGGTCTATATGAAATTTCCTGCATCACTATTTACAACATAAATCAATCAAATGTTGATCTAAGAGGCGCTCGGATCCTCATCGGGAACTCATCTGAGAGAAATGCTTCCGACACCACTGA GTGTGCAACAATCAACACGACTACTAAGGgagaaaataatacatttaactGTGAAAATGGACCAAAGTGGGGGCGTTATGTAACTGTGTACAAAAACACACCAGGGCTTGTAATTCTGTGTGAGGTGACgatgaaaggcagaaaaaaag AGCCatttaaactgattaaagagaaCAAGACATGGGAAGACGCCCTGTACCACTGCAGAGAGGAACACATGGATCTGGTTTCCATCCTTGATAAAGAGACCCAGGGCTGGGTTGGGTTGGAGGCTCAGAAGGCTGACACTCCCTTTGTCTGGCTGGGTCTTCACTACAGCTGCACCCTGGACCTCTGGTTCTGGGTTGATGATCATTGTGTAGGTTTTGATCGGTGGGCTCCAGACGAGACAAGAACAGCAGACTGTAGCATGAGTGGTGCCATGAATACAAGTGGGAACCATCTGTGGTACAAGAAGTCTGTTTATGATAAATATAATTTCATCTGTGCAGTGTAA
- the LOC116314936 gene encoding uncharacterized protein LOC116314936 isoform X2, giving the protein MLWSLLFITLIGRSTQQDPGCSPGWETIKLDDKVAFQSSFYTDNGVNYTADRALDGNITRCSHTLPTEPISWWTVDLLGLYEISCITIYNINQSNVDLRGARILIGNSSERNASDTTECATINTTTKGENNTFNCENGPKWGRYVTVYKNTPGLVILCEVTMKGRKKEPFKLIKENKTWEDALYHCREEHMDLVSILDKETQGWVGLEAQKADTPFVWLGLHYSCTLDLWFWVDDHCVGFDRWAPDETRTADCSMSGAMNTSGNHLWYKKSVYDKYNFICAV; this is encoded by the exons ATGCTGTGGAGTCTGTTGTTCATCACTTTGATTG GAAGATCAACTCAACAGGATCCAG GATGTAGTCCAGGCTGGGAAACTATCAAACTGGATGACAAAGTGGCATTTCAGTCTTCATTCTACACAGACAATGGTGTCAACTACACTGCTGACAGAGCTTTGGACGGAAATATTACGAGATGTTCTCACACTTTACCCACTGAGCCCATCAGCTGGTGGACAGTTGACTTGTTGGGTCTATATGAAATTTCCTGCATCACTATTTACAACATAAATCAATCAAATGTTGATCTAAGAGGCGCTCGGATCCTCATCGGGAACTCATCTGAGAGAAATGCTTCCGACACCACTGA GTGTGCAACAATCAACACGACTACTAAGGgagaaaataatacatttaactGTGAAAATGGACCAAAGTGGGGGCGTTATGTAACTGTGTACAAAAACACACCAGGGCTTGTAATTCTGTGTGAGGTGACgatgaaaggcagaaaaaaag AGCCatttaaactgattaaagagaaCAAGACATGGGAAGACGCCCTGTACCACTGCAGAGAGGAACACATGGATCTGGTTTCCATCCTTGATAAAGAGACCCAGGGCTGGGTTGGGTTGGAGGCTCAGAAGGCTGACACTCCCTTTGTCTGGCTGGGTCTTCACTACAGCTGCACCCTGGACCTCTGGTTCTGGGTTGATGATCATTGTGTAGGTTTTGATCGGTGGGCTCCAGACGAGACAAGAACAGCAGACTGTAGCATGAGTGGTGCCATGAATACAAGTGGGAACCATCTGTGGTACAAGAAGTCTGTTTATGATAAATATAATTTCATCTGTGCAGTGTAA